In Cercospora beticola chromosome 3, complete sequence, the following proteins share a genomic window:
- the ADK1 gene encoding Adenylate kinase, whose protein sequence is MSSEQVEALKATVDKLEKKVHDLEARLSGNPAAGTANSDGMRMILIGPPGAGKGTQAPRIKEKYGCCHLATGDMLRAQVAAKTALGREAKKIMDAGGLVSDEIMIGIIEKELENNKECKGGFILDGFPRTVPQAKKLDEMLAAKTQQLKHAIELQIEDNLLVARITGRLVHPASGRSYHKIFSPPKKEMTDDITGEPLIQRSDDNEEALKKRLGTYHKQTAPVVDYYRATGIWRKIDASQEPGAVWKNMLQIFNESEGSASGGLMGKLGLRK, encoded by the exons ATGTCGTCGGAACAGGTCGAGGCGCTCAAAGCCACCGTCGACAAGCTAGAAAAGAAAGTCCACGACCTCGAGGCGCGACTGTCAGGGAACCCAGCAGCAGGTACCGCGAACAGCGATGGCATGCGCATGATCTTGATTGGACCTCCTGGAGCTG GCAAGGGCACTCAGGCGCCGAGAATCAAGGAAAAGTATGGCTGCTGCCATCTGGCTACCGGCGACATGCTTCGCGCGCAAGTAGCCGCAAAGACCGCGCTTGGccgagaggcgaagaagatcatGGATGCAGGAGGCCTGGTGTCAGACGAGATCATGATTGGCATAATTGAGAAGGAGCTCGAGAACAACAAGGAGTGCAAGGGAGG ATTCATTCTTGATGGTTTCCCTCGCACAGTTCCGCAAGCCAAGAAGCTGGATGAGATGTTGGCGGCCAAGACGCAGCAACTGAAGCATGCAATTGAACTGCAGATCGAAGACAACCTGCTCGTGGCTCGCATCACTGGCCGCCTGGTGCACCCAGCCTCCGGACGATCATACCACAAGATCTTCAGCccgccgaagaaggagatgacCGATGATATTACCGGCGAGCCTCTCATTCAGCGATCAGACGACAACGAGGAAGCCCTCAAGAAGCGGTTAGGGACATATCACAAGCAGACCGCTCCAGTCGTGGACTACTACCGCGCTACCGGCATCTGGAGAAAGATTGATGCCAGCCAGGAGCCTGGCGCGGTATGGAAGAACATGCTGCAGATCTTCAACGAGAGCGAGGGAAGCGCGTCTGGTGGACTCATGGGCAAGCTGGGTCTGAGGAAGTGA